A genomic segment from Streptomyces antibioticus encodes:
- a CDS encoding thioesterase II family protein — translation MTAFDSPADSPWIRRYAPAPDAPVRLVCLPHAGGSAAFYSGLARSLSPAVDTLAVQYPGRLDRRNEPLIKDMTELADRVVTELLPWTDRGFALFGHSLGAMLGFEVARRLEAKGRPPLALFVSGRNAPSRHRPESAHLLDDRALIEQVKELGGTDPQLFEYEELVRLALPVIRADYEAVAGYRFEPGPPLSCPVTTLNGTDDPKVSPRDTDAWRDHTTGAFDAVVLPGRHFYLVDRHAEVTAALAHRLAALTGERL, via the coding sequence ATGACCGCGTTCGACAGTCCCGCCGACTCGCCCTGGATACGGCGGTACGCGCCCGCGCCCGACGCGCCGGTCCGGCTGGTGTGTCTGCCGCACGCGGGCGGCTCGGCGGCCTTCTACTCCGGGCTGGCCAGGTCGCTGAGCCCCGCTGTCGACACCCTCGCGGTGCAGTACCCGGGCCGCCTGGACCGGCGGAACGAGCCGCTGATCAAGGACATGACGGAGCTGGCCGACCGGGTGGTCACCGAGCTGCTGCCCTGGACCGACCGCGGGTTCGCGCTGTTCGGGCACAGCCTGGGCGCGATGCTCGGCTTCGAGGTGGCCCGGCGGCTGGAGGCGAAGGGCCGTCCGCCGCTGGCCCTGTTCGTCTCCGGGCGCAACGCGCCGTCCCGGCACCGGCCGGAGTCCGCCCATCTGCTGGACGACCGGGCGCTCATCGAGCAGGTGAAGGAGCTGGGCGGCACCGACCCGCAGCTCTTCGAGTACGAGGAGCTGGTGCGTCTCGCGCTGCCGGTGATCCGCGCGGACTACGAGGCGGTGGCCGGCTACCGCTTCGAGCCGGGACCGCCGTTGAGCTGCCCGGTGACCACGCTGAACGGCACGGACGACCCCAAGGTGTCGCCGCGGGACACCGACGCCTGGCGCGACCACACCACCGGCGCCTTCGACGCGGTCGTCCTCCCCGGCCGGCACTTCTACCTCGTGGACCGGCACGCGGAGGTCACCGCCGCCCTCGCACACCGGCTGGCGGCGCTGACCGGTGAGCGCCTGTAG
- a CDS encoding uracil-DNA glycosylase has translation MAPRPLNELVEAGWAKALEPVTERVASMGDFLRAEIAAGRTYLPSGANVLRAFQQPFDDVRVLIVGQDPYPTPGMAIGLSFAVSPEVRNLPGSLINIYRELTTDLGVPQPSNGDLTPWTQQGVLLLNRSLTVAPRKPNSHRGKGWEEVTEQAIRALAARGKPLVSILWGRDARNLRPLLGDLPAIESAHPSPMSADRGFFGSRPFSRANDLLVRQGAQPVDWRLP, from the coding sequence GTGGCACCTCGACCTTTGAACGAACTCGTCGAAGCAGGCTGGGCCAAGGCCCTCGAACCCGTGACCGAACGCGTCGCGAGCATGGGGGACTTCCTCCGGGCCGAGATAGCGGCCGGCCGGACGTACCTCCCCTCGGGGGCGAACGTCCTGCGGGCTTTTCAGCAACCCTTCGACGACGTCCGCGTCCTGATCGTCGGACAGGACCCCTACCCCACCCCCGGCATGGCCATCGGACTGAGCTTCGCGGTCTCGCCCGAGGTGCGGAATCTGCCCGGCAGCCTCATCAACATCTACCGGGAACTCACCACCGACCTGGGCGTGCCCCAGCCGTCCAACGGCGATCTGACGCCCTGGACGCAGCAGGGCGTGCTGCTGCTCAACAGATCGCTCACCGTGGCCCCGCGCAAGCCGAACTCGCACCGCGGGAAGGGCTGGGAAGAGGTCACCGAACAGGCCATCCGCGCCCTCGCCGCGCGCGGGAAGCCGCTGGTGTCCATCCTGTGGGGCCGGGACGCGCGCAATCTGCGCCCGCTCCTCGGCGACCTCCCGGCGATCGAGTCCGCGCACCCGTCGCCGATGTCGGCGGACCGGGGCTTCTTCGGCTCCCGCCCCTTCAGCCGGGCCAACGACCTCCTGGTCCGCCAGGGCGCGCAGCCGGTGGACTGGCGCCTGCCGTAG
- a CDS encoding N-acetylglucosamine kinase yields MTDPKDFTDTTRPAHGFLAVDSGGSGLRVAVGAVGGGAPAVRASGVPVRTGERGIDPDDLMSRLVPLVRALAAETGVERPATAVVGAAGLATLGDGLRAVLPGALAREFGVRTTALAADAVTAYVGALGVRPGAVVAAGTGLVAIGTDLTAWHRADGWGHLLGDCGGGAWIGRAGLEAALRAYDGRAGGSARLLASAERQFGPPQGLPGHVYPRPDRPAVLASFAPRVAQCAAEGDPVAVGVLRAAARHLAESAAAVCPADGEAVVALTGGLTGLGDPLLVPVAEEFARLLPRARRVPAEGDPLHGAVRMAVGLAAGPVGLPVDGTLFSVVRGVQADSGRDA; encoded by the coding sequence ATGACCGATCCGAAGGACTTCACCGACACCACGAGGCCCGCCCACGGCTTCCTCGCCGTCGACTCCGGCGGCTCCGGGCTGCGCGTGGCGGTCGGTGCCGTCGGCGGGGGCGCGCCGGCCGTGCGGGCGTCCGGGGTTCCGGTGCGGACCGGCGAGCGGGGGATCGATCCCGACGACCTGATGAGCCGCCTCGTGCCCCTGGTGCGCGCCCTCGCGGCAGAGACCGGCGTCGAGCGGCCCGCCACGGCCGTCGTGGGCGCGGCGGGGCTCGCCACCCTGGGCGACGGACTGCGCGCCGTGCTGCCGGGCGCCCTGGCGCGGGAGTTCGGGGTCCGGACGACCGCGCTGGCCGCCGATGCCGTCACCGCGTACGTGGGCGCCCTCGGGGTGCGGCCGGGTGCCGTGGTCGCCGCGGGCACCGGACTCGTCGCGATCGGCACGGATCTGACGGCCTGGCACCGGGCCGACGGCTGGGGTCATCTGCTGGGCGACTGCGGTGGCGGCGCCTGGATCGGACGGGCGGGTCTGGAGGCGGCGCTGCGCGCGTACGACGGCCGGGCCGGCGGGTCGGCGCGGCTGCTGGCGTCCGCCGAGCGGCAGTTCGGCCCGCCGCAGGGTCTGCCGGGGCACGTCTACCCGCGTCCGGACCGTCCGGCGGTCCTCGCCTCCTTCGCGCCCCGGGTCGCGCAGTGCGCGGCCGAGGGGGACCCGGTGGCGGTGGGGGTGCTGCGCGCGGCGGCCCGGCATCTGGCCGAGTCGGCGGCGGCCGTCTGCCCGGCGGACGGGGAGGCCGTCGTCGCCCTCACCGGGGGCCTGACGGGACTGGGCGACCCGCTGCTCGTCCCGGTGGCGGAGGAGTTCGCCCGGCTGCTGCCGCGGGCGCGCCGGGTGCCCGCCGAGGGCGATCCGCTGCACGGCGCGGTGCGGATGGCCGTCGGACTGGCCGCGGGGCCGGTCGGTCTGCCGGTGGACGGAACGCTGTTCTCCGTGGTGAGAGGCGTGCAGGCGGATTCGGGGCGCGACGCGTAG
- a CDS encoding sirohydrochlorin chelatase, translating into MSSPTGPSSGLPVRMPRPRQPGRHRRPEPLAAPEGAPALVLAVPGTPSAATRGLAEEIVSIARSELPGLDARIGYLDGDDADFPTLQNVLSYTAEERTARYEQARAAGLDAKEPDGPVAVVVPLLAGPDGSLLRQVRQAVMESKVAADLADVLGPHPLLAEGLHVRLSEAGLARADRARLFTVATAADGIVLATVGGEEAVQAAGITGMLLAARLAVPVMAAALDEEGSIASVAEQLRSSGSQQLALAPYLIGPEIDASLIAAAAEEAGCAAAEALGPYPAIGKLALAKYTSALGIAPPQPQGAPAR; encoded by the coding sequence ATGAGCTCCCCCACTGGGCCCTCGTCCGGCCTGCCCGTACGAATGCCGCGTCCCCGCCAGCCCGGGCGGCACCGCCGACCCGAGCCGCTGGCAGCTCCCGAGGGCGCGCCCGCGCTCGTCCTCGCGGTGCCCGGCACGCCGAGTGCCGCCACCCGCGGCCTCGCCGAGGAGATCGTGAGCATCGCTCGCTCCGAGCTGCCCGGTCTCGACGCGCGCATCGGTTACCTGGACGGGGACGACGCCGATTTCCCCACGCTCCAGAACGTCCTGTCGTACACCGCCGAGGAGCGCACCGCCCGCTACGAGCAGGCCCGCGCCGCCGGTCTGGACGCCAAGGAGCCCGACGGCCCGGTCGCCGTCGTCGTGCCGCTGCTGGCCGGCCCCGACGGTTCGCTGCTGCGGCAGGTGCGCCAGGCCGTCATGGAGAGCAAGGTCGCGGCCGACCTGGCCGATGTGCTGGGCCCGCACCCGCTGCTCGCCGAGGGTCTGCACGTGCGGCTCTCCGAGGCCGGTCTGGCCCGCGCGGACCGCGCCCGGCTGTTCACCGTGGCGACGGCCGCGGACGGCATCGTGCTGGCCACCGTGGGCGGCGAGGAGGCCGTGCAGGCGGCCGGGATCACCGGCATGCTGCTCGCCGCGCGCCTGGCCGTGCCGGTGATGGCGGCGGCCCTCGACGAGGAGGGTTCCATCGCCTCCGTCGCCGAGCAGCTCCGCTCCTCCGGCTCGCAGCAGCTCGCGCTGGCGCCGTACCTGATCGGCCCGGAGATCGACGCGTCGCTGATCGCGGCGGCGGCCGAGGAGGCCGGCTGTGCCGCGGCGGAGGCCCTCGGCCCCTACCCGGCGATCGGCAAGCTGGCGCTGGCCAAGTACACGTCCGCCCTCGGTATCGCCCCGCCGCAGCCCCAGGGCGCCCCGGCGCGCTGA
- a CDS encoding lactonase family protein produces the protein MADLGGRGRRAFIGSFTAAGGPGIVTAAVDRDSGALTVLSSLNGLPDPSYLALSTVGDTLYAVSETTEGAVAAYRVDGDVPEPAGTPVPVDGSGPTHLSVFDGHVLTANYGSGSVSAVPVRPDGTLARAASGVLRHTGSGPHPRFQQRPHAHQVQPDPSGRWAVSVDLGTDSVRVCALRDGGLTVHREHALRPGSGPRHLAFHPGGGYAYVVNELTPTVTVCRWDAPEGSLKPLAETAVLPGAPEGDAYPSGIAVAPDGRFVWTATRGEDVLSVFAVEAGGEALRLVGTVPCEGDWPRDITLDAQGAFLYVANERSGDVTWFSLDPATGLPRLAGSVAVPAASCVVLG, from the coding sequence GTGGCAGACCTCGGCGGACGGGGACGGCGGGCGTTCATCGGTTCCTTCACGGCGGCCGGCGGCCCCGGCATCGTGACCGCCGCCGTGGACCGGGACAGCGGCGCGCTCACCGTCCTGAGCAGCCTCAACGGCCTGCCCGACCCCTCCTACCTGGCCCTCTCGACGGTCGGCGACACCCTGTACGCGGTCAGCGAGACCACCGAGGGCGCCGTGGCCGCGTACCGCGTCGACGGCGACGTCCCCGAACCCGCCGGCACGCCCGTCCCGGTCGACGGCAGCGGTCCCACGCACCTCAGCGTCTTCGACGGGCACGTCCTGACCGCGAACTACGGCTCGGGCAGCGTCAGCGCCGTACCCGTGCGCCCCGACGGCACCCTCGCCCGCGCCGCGTCCGGGGTGCTGCGCCACACCGGCTCCGGTCCGCACCCCCGCTTCCAGCAGCGGCCGCACGCCCACCAGGTGCAGCCCGACCCGAGCGGACGCTGGGCGGTGAGCGTGGACCTCGGCACCGACTCGGTGCGGGTGTGCGCGCTGCGCGACGGCGGCCTCACCGTGCACCGCGAGCACGCGCTGCGCCCCGGCTCCGGGCCGCGCCACCTCGCCTTCCACCCCGGCGGCGGGTACGCGTACGTCGTCAACGAACTCACCCCGACCGTCACCGTCTGCCGCTGGGACGCCCCGGAGGGCTCCCTGAAGCCGCTGGCGGAGACCGCCGTCCTGCCGGGCGCGCCCGAGGGGGACGCCTATCCGTCGGGCATCGCCGTGGCGCCCGACGGCCGGTTCGTGTGGACCGCGACGCGCGGCGAGGACGTGCTGTCGGTGTTCGCCGTGGAGGCCGGGGGAGAGGCGCTGCGGCTGGTCGGCACGGTGCCGTGCGAGGGCGACTGGCCCCGCGACATCACCCTCGACGCCCAGGGCGCCTTCCTGTACGTCGCCAACGAGCGCTCCGGTGACGTCACCTGGTTCTCCCTCGACCCGGCCACCGGCCTCCCGCGCCTCGCGGGCAGCGTCGCCGTCCCGGCCGCCTCCTGCGTGGTCCTCGGCTGA
- a CDS encoding FUSC family protein, translating to MLKRAFIAPDPGRVRLRFASRAVLGIGLAVVLCGLAGHSLAATITGGLAALLALFTVTDPTVRGQAVTTAFLPVVGLPVLALAAVLHELPVARDLAFLAVVGAGVYARRWGPRGHSLGVFAFMTYFAAQFLHTVPGQLPELYAAVLLSLAASSAVRFGLWCYERTLPAPVAVAVPTGGTGLARITTRQAVQATVGAAFALAAGQALSDQRWYWAVGATWWVFVNTTSRGETLVRGFRRFLGTVIGIVLGLLVAVPLHGEPVATAVIVAVSVFGIFYTAAVSYTWMMLAVTVMASMLYGLLGLLDPALLALRATETAVGALGAVLAVLLVLPVTTHAVTDAWVERALRCVHACTAEAAARLAGSPTADPAARVAELEQILARVRLSLAPLVHPLAPMKARKARARHVLALLDDCAREVRGLASVAADPVASHDARLAAACWRVEAAVEALTAPPSGVRRADPQSSDSTETEPVLLHLHALEQALLQLAVPLSSSGRVPARV from the coding sequence TTGCTGAAGAGGGCGTTCATCGCGCCGGACCCGGGGCGCGTGCGACTGCGCTTCGCGTCCCGGGCGGTGCTCGGCATCGGCCTCGCCGTCGTGCTGTGCGGCCTGGCCGGGCACTCGCTGGCCGCCACCATCACCGGTGGCCTGGCCGCGCTGCTCGCCCTGTTCACCGTGACCGACCCGACCGTGCGCGGCCAGGCCGTGACCACGGCGTTCCTGCCGGTCGTCGGACTGCCCGTGCTCGCGCTCGCGGCCGTGCTGCACGAGCTGCCCGTCGCCCGTGACCTGGCGTTCCTCGCCGTCGTGGGCGCCGGGGTGTACGCCCGGCGGTGGGGGCCGCGCGGTCACTCCCTCGGGGTGTTCGCGTTCATGACCTACTTCGCGGCGCAGTTCCTGCACACGGTCCCGGGCCAGCTCCCGGAGCTGTACGCGGCCGTGCTGCTGTCGCTGGCCGCGTCGTCGGCGGTGCGGTTCGGGCTGTGGTGCTACGAGCGGACGCTGCCCGCGCCGGTGGCCGTCGCCGTACCCACGGGCGGGACCGGGCTGGCGCGGATCACCACCCGGCAGGCGGTCCAGGCGACCGTGGGTGCGGCGTTCGCCCTGGCCGCCGGGCAGGCGCTGTCCGACCAGCGCTGGTACTGGGCCGTGGGCGCCACCTGGTGGGTCTTCGTGAACACGACCTCGCGCGGCGAGACGCTCGTACGGGGCTTCCGCAGGTTCCTCGGAACGGTCATCGGGATCGTCCTGGGCCTGCTCGTGGCCGTGCCCCTGCACGGGGAACCGGTGGCGACCGCCGTGATCGTCGCGGTCAGCGTCTTCGGCATCTTCTACACCGCGGCCGTCTCCTACACCTGGATGATGCTGGCCGTCACGGTCATGGCCAGCATGCTCTACGGCCTCCTCGGCCTGCTCGACCCCGCCCTGCTCGCCCTGCGGGCGACCGAGACGGCCGTGGGGGCGCTGGGCGCCGTGCTCGCCGTCCTGCTGGTGCTGCCGGTGACCACGCACGCCGTGACCGACGCCTGGGTGGAACGCGCCCTGCGCTGCGTCCACGCCTGCACCGCCGAGGCGGCCGCCCGGCTCGCGGGCTCCCCCACGGCGGACCCGGCCGCGCGCGTGGCCGAGCTGGAGCAGATCCTCGCCCGGGTACGGCTGTCCCTGGCGCCGCTGGTGCATCCGCTGGCCCCGATGAAGGCCCGCAAGGCGCGCGCCCGGCACGTCCTCGCCCTGCTCGACGACTGCGCGCGCGAGGTGCGCGGCCTCGCCTCCGTCGCCGCCGACCCCGTGGCCTCGCACGACGCCCGTCTCGCCGCCGCCTGCTGGCGCGTGGAGGCGGCCGTCGAGGCGCTCACCGCCCCGCCGTCGGGCGTACGGCGCGCCGACCCGCAGTCGTCCGACAGCACGGAGACCGAGCCGGTGCTCCTCCACCTGCACGCCCTGGAACAGGCCCTCCTCCAACTGGCCGTCCCGCTGAGCAGCTCGGGCCGCGTCCCGGCGCGCGTCTGA
- a CDS encoding Lrp/AsnC family transcriptional regulator, with amino-acid sequence MAVDELDTRILRLLLEQPRTSVREYARVLGVARGTLQARLDRLERNGVITGTAPALSPAALGHPVLAFVHIEVTQGHLDDVGDALAAVPEIVEAFSITGGGDLLTRVVARDNAHLEDVIQKLISLPGVVRTRTEVALRERVPHRLLPLVESIGRTAAGR; translated from the coding sequence ATGGCCGTCGACGAACTCGACACCCGCATCCTGCGACTGCTGCTGGAGCAGCCGCGCACCAGCGTGCGGGAGTACGCCCGGGTCCTCGGGGTCGCGCGCGGCACCCTCCAGGCCCGGCTCGACCGGCTGGAGCGCAACGGAGTCATCACCGGTACGGCTCCCGCCCTCTCCCCCGCCGCGCTCGGCCACCCGGTGCTCGCGTTCGTGCACATCGAGGTCACCCAGGGCCATCTCGACGACGTGGGTGACGCGCTGGCCGCCGTACCGGAGATCGTGGAGGCGTTCTCGATCACCGGCGGGGGCGATCTCCTCACCCGGGTCGTGGCGCGCGACAACGCCCATCTGGAGGACGTGATCCAGAAGCTGATCAGCCTGCCGGGCGTGGTCCGCACCCGGACGGAGGTGGCCCTGCGGGAGCGGGTGCCGCACCGGCTGCTGCCGCTGGTGGAGTCGATCGGGCGGACCGCCGCCGGCCGGTAG
- a CDS encoding LysR family substrate-binding domain-containing protein, whose amino-acid sequence MTDSADSPSFRLAYVPGVTPAKWVRIWEERLPGIPLTLLQVTPAEAADALRDGSADAAFVRLPVDRTVFSAIPLYTETTVVVVPKDHVITAAEEITLDDLADEVVLHPLDDVIGWAEPPGEPAFERPATTADAVELVAANIGVLVVPQSLARLHHRRDLTYRTVVDAPQSSIALSWPEEATTDRVEDFIGIVRGRTVNSTRGRQTPAEQREGDGGGRGRTAGAKGGAAKSGAAGRSGGAKAGGTRSGGTRAGGAKTGGTRSGGGPKGGGARRGTGGGKPRRRS is encoded by the coding sequence ATGACCGACTCGGCGGATTCCCCCTCGTTCCGGCTCGCGTACGTCCCCGGAGTGACGCCCGCCAAGTGGGTGCGGATCTGGGAGGAACGCCTGCCCGGCATCCCGCTCACCCTGCTCCAGGTCACCCCGGCCGAGGCCGCCGACGCCCTGCGCGACGGCTCGGCCGACGCGGCCTTCGTCCGCCTCCCGGTCGACCGTACGGTGTTCAGCGCGATCCCCCTCTACACGGAGACGACGGTCGTCGTGGTCCCCAAGGACCATGTGATCACCGCGGCCGAGGAGATCACCCTGGACGACCTCGCCGACGAGGTGGTTCTGCACCCCCTCGACGACGTCATCGGCTGGGCGGAGCCGCCCGGCGAACCCGCCTTCGAGCGCCCGGCGACCACGGCGGACGCCGTCGAACTCGTCGCGGCGAACATCGGCGTCCTGGTCGTCCCGCAGTCGCTGGCCCGTCTCCACCACCGTCGTGACCTCACCTATCGCACGGTCGTGGACGCCCCGCAGTCGAGCATCGCGCTGTCCTGGCCGGAGGAGGCGACCACCGACCGGGTCGAGGACTTCATCGGCATCGTCCGCGGCCGCACGGTCAACAGCACCCGCGGCCGGCAGACCCCGGCGGAGCAGCGGGAGGGGGACGGCGGGGGTCGCGGGCGCACGGCGGGCGCCAAGGGCGGCGCTGCGAAGAGCGGCGCGGCCGGGAGGAGCGGTGGCGCCAAGGCCGGGGGCACCAGGTCCGGGGGTACGCGGGCCGGTGGCGCCAAGACCGGTGGCACCAGGTCCGGCGGCGGCCCCAAGGGCGGTGGCGCCCGGCGCGGTACGGGCGGCGGCAAGCCCCGGCGCCGCTCGTAG
- a CDS encoding DUF5997 family protein codes for MKSHATAQTMKPATAAKKLGVYLPATPAEFQEGVVSRAELNELQVNPPEWLRALRETGPHPRPVVAAKLGVSIAGLARGGVTEALTTEQIDALKDAAPEWLTKERATQAEVRKETARIKKRDAERAAAED; via the coding sequence ATGAAGTCGCACGCCACCGCCCAGACGATGAAGCCCGCCACCGCGGCGAAGAAGCTGGGTGTGTACCTCCCCGCCACGCCCGCCGAGTTCCAGGAGGGCGTGGTCTCGCGCGCCGAGCTGAACGAGCTCCAGGTGAACCCGCCCGAGTGGCTGCGGGCCCTGCGCGAGACCGGCCCGCACCCCCGTCCGGTGGTCGCGGCCAAGCTGGGCGTGTCCATCGCGGGCCTGGCCCGGGGCGGGGTGACGGAGGCGCTGACCACCGAGCAGATCGACGCGCTCAAGGACGCCGCGCCGGAGTGGCTCACGAAGGAGCGGGCGACGCAGGCCGAGGTCCGCAAGGAGACCGCCCGCATCAAGAAGCGCGACGCGGAGCGCGCGGCCGCCGAGGACTGA
- a CDS encoding EamA family transporter: MAGSGLSNQTGAAIGSLAFPVLGPTGVVAVRQYVAAVVLCAVARPRPWSFTRRQWGPVLLLALVFGTMNLSLYTAVDRIGLGLAVTLEFLGPLAIALAAARRGIDACCAVIAGAGAVTLMRPQPSTDYLGMGLGLLAAGCWASYILLNRTVGRRLPGVQGPAAAAAVSALAFLPVGLAVVVREPPTAAAVGYAVAAGVLSSAVPYLADLVTLRSVPPAAFGLFMSVNPVLAALVGRVGLGQRLGLVDWAAIGAVVCANALSVAVPRRAAR; encoded by the coding sequence ATGGCCGGCAGCGGGCTGTCCAACCAGACGGGCGCCGCGATCGGTTCCCTCGCCTTCCCGGTCCTCGGCCCCACGGGGGTCGTCGCGGTCCGCCAGTACGTGGCCGCGGTCGTCCTGTGCGCCGTCGCCCGCCCCCGCCCCTGGTCCTTCACCCGCCGCCAGTGGGGCCCGGTCCTGCTGCTCGCCCTGGTGTTCGGGACCATGAACCTGTCCCTCTACACCGCCGTCGACCGGATCGGCCTCGGGCTGGCCGTCACCCTGGAGTTCCTCGGCCCGCTGGCCATCGCGCTGGCCGCCGCGCGCCGCGGTATCGACGCCTGCTGCGCGGTGATCGCCGGGGCGGGCGCCGTCACGCTGATGCGCCCTCAGCCCTCCACCGACTACCTGGGCATGGGCCTCGGGCTGCTGGCGGCCGGGTGCTGGGCGTCGTACATCCTGCTCAACCGGACCGTCGGCCGCCGGCTGCCCGGAGTGCAGGGTCCGGCGGCGGCCGCGGCGGTCTCGGCGCTGGCGTTCCTGCCGGTCGGGCTGGCCGTGGTGGTGCGGGAACCGCCCACCGCGGCGGCCGTCGGCTACGCCGTCGCCGCCGGGGTGCTGTCCTCCGCGGTGCCCTACCTCGCCGACCTGGTCACTCTGCGCAGCGTGCCCCCGGCCGCCTTCGGGCTGTTCATGAGCGTCAACCCGGTGCTGGCGGCGCTGGTCGGCCGGGTCGGCCTCGGCCAGCGGCTCGGACTCGTCGACTGGGCGGCGATCGGGGCCGTCGTCTGCGCGAACGCCCTCAGCGTCGCGGTGCCGCGGCGCGCCGCGCGGTGA
- a CDS encoding LysR family transcriptional regulator — protein MDAPGTASTAVELRQLRCLVAIVDEGGFTDAAAVLGVSQAAVSRTLAALEQALGVRLLRRTSRVVTPTATGLRVVAHARRVLGEVDTLVREAASGHTRLRIGYAWSALDRHTLAFQRRWAAERPETELQLVRVNSASAGLAEGACDMAVVRRAPADRRFGSAIVGLERRLCALASDDPLARRRSVRLADLGGRTLLIDRRTGTTTLDLWPPDARPATEETHDVDDWLTVIATGRGVGVTAESTAHQYPRPGVVYRPVRDAEPVAVRLLWWRDDPHPAVQDVLELLTGLYREG, from the coding sequence ATGGATGCTCCGGGTACGGCGAGCACGGCCGTGGAACTGCGCCAGCTCCGCTGTCTGGTGGCGATCGTCGACGAGGGCGGTTTCACCGACGCCGCCGCCGTGCTCGGCGTCTCCCAGGCGGCCGTCTCCCGCACCCTGGCCGCGCTCGAACAGGCTCTGGGTGTACGGCTGTTGCGGCGGACCTCGCGGGTGGTGACGCCGACCGCGACGGGGCTGCGGGTCGTGGCGCACGCGCGCCGGGTGCTCGGCGAGGTGGACACGCTGGTGCGGGAGGCCGCCTCGGGGCACACCCGGTTGCGGATCGGATACGCGTGGTCGGCGCTCGACCGGCACACGCTCGCCTTCCAGCGCCGGTGGGCGGCCGAACGCCCGGAGACGGAGCTTCAGCTCGTGCGGGTGAACTCCGCGAGCGCCGGACTCGCCGAGGGCGCCTGCGACATGGCGGTGGTGCGCCGGGCGCCGGCCGACCGGCGGTTCGGCTCGGCGATCGTGGGCCTGGAACGGCGGCTGTGCGCGCTCGCCTCCGACGATCCGCTGGCCCGGCGCCGCTCGGTGCGGCTCGCCGACCTCGGCGGGCGCACCCTGCTGATCGACCGCAGGACCGGGACGACCACCCTCGACCTGTGGCCGCCGGACGCGCGGCCCGCCACCGAGGAGACGCACGACGTCGACGACTGGCTCACCGTCATCGCCACGGGCCGCGGTGTCGGGGTGACCGCCGAGTCGACGGCCCACCAGTACCCGCGGCCCGGGGTCGTCTACCGGCCGGTGCGGGACGCCGAGCCCGTCGCCGTCCGTCTGCTGTGGTGGCGCGACGACCCGCACCCGGCCGTCCAGGACGTGCTGGAACTGCTCACCGGGCTGTACCGGGAGGGGTGA
- a CDS encoding cold-shock protein yields MVAGRVVRFDSQRGYGFIAPDDGGEDVFLHVNDMLMPESQVRRGIVVEFEIEDGERGPKASGVRLARGADGKPLAADDDVLCDVLSTEEFTRDVTEALLSAAPSLTGEQIVQVRGGLAQFAKNHGWVEG; encoded by the coding sequence ATGGTTGCCGGTCGTGTGGTGCGCTTCGACAGTCAGCGTGGTTACGGGTTCATCGCGCCCGACGACGGCGGGGAGGATGTCTTCCTGCACGTCAACGACATGCTGATGCCCGAGTCGCAGGTGCGGCGGGGCATCGTGGTGGAGTTCGAGATCGAGGACGGCGAGCGGGGCCCGAAGGCGTCCGGTGTGCGGCTCGCGCGCGGGGCGGACGGCAAGCCGCTGGCCGCCGACGACGACGTGCTGTGCGATGTGCTCAGCACGGAGGAGTTCACCCGGGACGTCACGGAGGCGCTGCTGTCGGCGGCGCCCTCGCTCACGGGCGAGCAGATCGTCCAGGTGCGCGGCGGGCTGGCGCAGTTCGCCAAGAACCACGGCTGGGTCGAGGGCTGA
- a CDS encoding MBL fold metallo-hydrolase — protein MAAIFRTLTAGYVGPRTASTVSLVRDGDTVVVVDPGMVADRSLILDPLAAEGVAPDRVTDVVFSHHHPDHTLNAALFPAARFHDHWAVYQDDLWTDRPADGFRLSPSIRLAATPGHTPEDISTLVDTAEGLVVFTHLWWDAAGPVEDPYATDPAALHASRARILALSPALIVPGHGSPFAPDAGTPA, from the coding sequence ATGGCAGCGATCTTCCGCACCCTGACCGCGGGGTACGTCGGCCCGCGCACCGCGAGCACGGTGAGTCTCGTACGCGACGGCGACACGGTCGTCGTCGTGGATCCCGGCATGGTCGCGGACCGGTCGCTGATCCTCGACCCGCTGGCCGCCGAGGGGGTGGCACCGGACCGGGTGACCGACGTGGTGTTCAGCCACCACCACCCCGACCACACGCTCAACGCCGCGCTGTTCCCGGCCGCCAGGTTCCACGACCACTGGGCGGTCTACCAGGACGACCTGTGGACCGACCGGCCCGCCGACGGCTTCCGGCTGTCGCCGTCGATCCGGCTGGCGGCCACGCCCGGGCACACGCCGGAGGACATCAGCACACTGGTCGACACCGCCGAGGGCCTGGTCGTGTTCACCCACCTGTGGTGGGACGCGGCGGGCCCGGTGGAGGACCCGTACGCCACGGACCCCGCCGCGCTGCACGCCTCCCGCGCCAGGATCCTGGCCCTCTCCCCCGCCCTGATCGTCCCCGGGCACGGCAGCCCCTTCGCGCCGGACGCGGGGACGCCGGCCTAG